Proteins encoded within one genomic window of Haloferax volcanii DS2:
- a CDS encoding DUF7837 family putative zinc-binding protein — protein MNILDEQILWPNIFAVAPCGHYWRQIVSHESPQFPMTSDSTALGRCPDCSEVIEAYQSLIEFEDGDGTTGVFAECYSCDEVVRPE, from the coding sequence ATGAATATATTGGATGAACAAATATTGTGGCCAAACATCTTTGCTGTGGCACCGTGTGGACACTACTGGAGACAGATCGTGTCACATGAGTCTCCACAATTCCCCATGACGAGTGATTCGACAGCGCTTGGTCGATGTCCTGATTGCAGCGAAGTGATTGAAGCATACCAGTCACTCATTGAGTTCGAGGATGGCGATGGGACAACTGGCGTGTTCGCTGAGTGCTATTCCTGCGACGAAGTTGTCCGTCCAGAATAG
- a CDS encoding universal stress protein has product MFDRILLPVDGSAASARAREYALLLAEAYGGEIHALAVLDSSDVPENVDAAVVEDPIDTDVRQTANEAIASVIEASEQAGVSVIDSIRRGTPVEEILAYATENEIDLVVLGAHTPGRLARFLRDSIVEQVIQQSPVPVWSVREGEDQEPVRIQQILVATDGSEGARRASEYAFDLGSTFDASVRGLYVVESRFGSAGSLHTLLSREGERILRELRAGGAQAGIDVTPTTREGQPANEILSAASDCNADLIVLGTQGKTGLDRLVMGSVATSVVRHADRPVLTVREFVEERPSE; this is encoded by the coding sequence ATGTTCGACCGCATACTGCTCCCCGTGGATGGAAGTGCAGCGAGTGCGCGAGCGCGTGAGTACGCACTTCTGCTCGCTGAAGCATACGGCGGGGAGATACATGCACTCGCGGTCCTTGACTCTAGTGACGTCCCTGAGAATGTCGATGCTGCGGTGGTCGAGGATCCGATTGACACAGACGTTCGGCAGACCGCGAACGAGGCGATTGCGTCGGTAATTGAAGCGAGTGAGCAAGCAGGTGTCTCTGTCATCGACTCCATTAGGAGAGGAACCCCGGTGGAAGAGATTCTTGCATACGCCACTGAGAACGAGATCGACTTGGTCGTCCTCGGTGCACACACGCCAGGGCGTCTCGCGCGGTTTCTGCGTGACTCTATCGTCGAACAGGTCATTCAACAGTCACCTGTCCCAGTGTGGTCCGTTCGGGAAGGAGAGGATCAAGAGCCAGTAAGGATCCAGCAAATTCTGGTGGCGACTGACGGCAGCGAGGGCGCCCGCCGCGCCAGTGAATACGCGTTCGATCTTGGCAGTACATTCGACGCATCCGTCCGTGGCCTCTACGTCGTGGAGAGTCGATTCGGAAGCGCGGGTTCGCTCCACACGCTGCTATCACGGGAGGGTGAGCGGATTCTGAGAGAACTTCGAGCAGGAGGGGCTCAAGCAGGAATCGATGTCACCCCAACGACTCGGGAGGGTCAGCCAGCCAACGAGATTCTGTCGGCCGCATCTGACTGCAATGCCGACCTCATTGTCCTCGGGACGCAGGGAAAGACAGGGCTGGATCGGTTGGTTATGGGAAGCGTTGCAACTAGTGTTGTCCGCCACGCAGACCGACCTGTGTTGACAGTTCGGGAGTTCGTGGAAGAAAGGCCCAGCGAGTGA
- the phnE gene encoding phosphonate ABC transporter, permease protein PhnE: MAAGERTWERPTVFRRRELKWAVYAGVLGFFVWSGFGVGADPGRIARGLGSAVSLVGDFFPPSASPRQADRIVGKMLESVAMAMVSTLTGIVLSVPIAFMAAENLSPKPLYAINRGFISISRAFNAIIIAIIAVKAIGFGPLAGILTITFKTVGFFSKLLAEDLEDIDMGSVDAVRAAGASPVQTLLYGVVPQIIPRFAGLSVYRWDINIRTSTIIGIVGAGGIGSVLLTAFNRYDYQYVTAILLAIIAVVLVAEGVSAVVRRRYN; encoded by the coding sequence GTGGCGGCCGGCGAACGAACCTGGGAACGCCCGACCGTCTTTCGGCGTCGAGAGCTGAAGTGGGCGGTCTACGCCGGCGTTCTCGGCTTCTTCGTGTGGTCGGGGTTCGGAGTCGGTGCCGACCCAGGACGGATCGCACGGGGACTCGGAAGCGCCGTCTCCCTCGTCGGTGATTTCTTCCCCCCGTCGGCAAGCCCACGACAGGCCGACCGAATCGTCGGGAAGATGCTCGAAAGCGTCGCGATGGCAATGGTCTCGACGCTCACCGGCATCGTTCTCAGTGTCCCGATTGCGTTCATGGCCGCGGAGAACCTCTCGCCAAAGCCGTTGTACGCGATTAATCGGGGGTTCATCTCGATTTCCAGGGCGTTCAACGCCATCATCATCGCCATCATCGCGGTCAAGGCCATCGGGTTCGGGCCACTGGCGGGCATCCTCACGATTACGTTCAAGACGGTCGGCTTCTTCTCGAAACTACTCGCCGAGGACCTCGAAGACATCGACATGGGGTCCGTCGATGCGGTGCGGGCCGCCGGGGCGTCGCCGGTTCAGACGCTACTGTACGGGGTCGTCCCGCAGATTATCCCGCGGTTCGCCGGGCTGTCGGTGTATCGGTGGGACATCAACATCCGCACGTCGACTATCATCGGCATCGTCGGCGCAGGTGGAATCGGGTCGGTCCTCCTGACCGCGTTCAACCGTTACGACTACCAGTACGTCACGGCTATTCTGCTGGCCATCATCGCGGTCGTGCTGGTGGCTGAAGGCGTGAGCGCGGTCGTCCGACGGAGGTACAACTGA
- the phnE gene encoding phosphonate ABC transporter, permease protein PhnE, producing the protein MATDERRWERFDRRRRISRFVLTLVAAVAVVGSWQFMDIGIVRPETIPREVGDLLTRMYPPDVAYTTRIVEPLVETIQIAALGTIGALVLSVPVALLAAENTTPNAVTFWLGKLIVTVSRSVNTIIWALFFVVMFGSGPLAGAVAIAFRSVGFLGKLLGEEIEEIDFGQVEAVRAAGASSVQVLLYGILPQVKPALVGLSIYRWDINIRDSTVLGFVGAGGIGVQLFRAVNAFAWQSVATVLLVILGVVVATESLSAYTRALVR; encoded by the coding sequence ATGGCGACCGACGAGCGCCGATGGGAACGGTTCGACCGGCGGCGGCGAATCAGCCGCTTCGTCCTCACGTTGGTTGCCGCCGTCGCCGTGGTCGGGTCGTGGCAGTTCATGGACATCGGCATCGTCAGACCGGAGACGATTCCTCGGGAGGTCGGCGACCTCCTCACTCGGATGTACCCGCCGGACGTGGCGTACACCACTCGCATCGTCGAACCGCTGGTCGAGACGATTCAAATCGCCGCGCTTGGGACCATCGGCGCGCTGGTACTCTCAGTCCCGGTGGCGTTGCTCGCCGCCGAGAACACGACTCCGAACGCCGTGACCTTCTGGCTCGGAAAACTCATCGTGACCGTGAGCCGGTCGGTCAACACCATCATCTGGGCGCTGTTCTTCGTCGTCATGTTCGGGTCGGGGCCGCTGGCGGGCGCGGTCGCCATCGCGTTCCGCTCGGTCGGGTTCCTCGGGAAACTGCTGGGCGAGGAAATCGAGGAAATCGACTTCGGCCAAGTGGAAGCGGTCCGTGCGGCCGGCGCGTCTTCGGTGCAGGTGTTGCTCTACGGCATCCTTCCGCAGGTGAAGCCCGCGTTGGTCGGACTCTCGATTTATCGGTGGGATATCAACATCCGCGACTCGACCGTACTCGGGTTCGTCGGCGCGGGCGGAATCGGCGTCCAACTGTTCCGAGCGGTCAACGCGTTCGCGTGGCAATCGGTCGCGACAGTGCTGCTCGTCATCCTCGGCGTGGTCGTCGCGACCGAGAGCCTCTCGGCGTACACGAGGGCGCTCGTCCGGTGA
- a CDS encoding ribonuclease HI family protein has translation MTEEPLPAEHLSPLAALVDEVLAGVGYEMATATDTIDDAVPGYGGLFDPETTRGELRRALGELSAAELAKPPVAEPTDDSFVLYVDGSSRGNPGPAGAGAVIMDSEEAQLARLGRPVGSRTGNNTAEYVALQLGLSELLSRYEPHSVDVRIDSMTVIRDVWGGNDPTEAGVETYSESIAAALSEVPNHRYTHLADSDPNPADALATVGADIAALGP, from the coding sequence GTGACCGAGGAGCCGCTTCCCGCCGAGCATCTCTCGCCGCTCGCCGCGCTCGTCGACGAGGTGCTCGCGGGCGTCGGTTACGAGATGGCCACCGCCACCGATACCATCGACGACGCCGTCCCTGGCTACGGCGGTCTGTTCGACCCCGAGACGACACGGGGAGAGCTGCGACGCGCGCTCGGTGAACTGTCGGCAGCAGAACTCGCCAAACCGCCCGTCGCTGAGCCGACCGATGATTCGTTCGTCCTGTACGTTGACGGCAGTTCACGCGGTAACCCCGGCCCCGCGGGCGCGGGCGCGGTCATCATGGACTCGGAGGAGGCGCAACTCGCCCGACTCGGTCGCCCCGTCGGCTCGCGGACCGGGAACAACACCGCCGAGTACGTCGCCCTCCAACTCGGCCTGTCCGAACTGCTGTCCCGCTACGAGCCACACAGCGTGGACGTTCGAATCGACTCGATGACCGTCATCCGCGATGTCTGGGGCGGTAACGACCCCACCGAGGCCGGCGTCGAGACGTACAGCGAGTCCATCGCTGCGGCGCTCTCGGAGGTTCCGAACCACCGGTACACGCACCTGGCCGATAGCGACCCGAACCCCGCCGACGCACTGGCGACGGTCGGTGCCGATATCGCGGCGTTGGGGCCTTGA
- a CDS encoding SLC13 family permease: MLVVFLVILGAIVLFVTEWLPIDVTAIAIMVTLIVLEPWTDISPAEGISGFSSSATITVLAMLILSAGISRTGIVQIVGRKISSFAGESLNKQLLATIGVTGPVSGFINNTPVVAILVPVISDVAHKGKTSPSKLLIPLSYASQFGGMLTLIGTSTNILASDTAARLSGEYPALHAFDFFEFTILGVIVLLTGSAYLLTIGHRLLPERVPVEEDYVEEYEIADYLAEVVVRDHSPLVGQTVETAIEEARTDADILQLIRDGERFTEPLARKQIHAGDTLLIRASRDTLEQLAAVDDLAIEGSVDTDEELDPEPSDNQSIVEVVIPSRSFLVGETLTSSTFRQRYDGNVLALRSRGEVIRDRMDEIKIRAGDTLLVQAEPDSIDRMAQNRDFVLGHEADEPNYRTNKIPHAIAIMFGVVGLVAIPWAFLGNALASLTGIEGLAMLASLQQPILVTALGGVVAMVVAGVLKPNELYDSVDWDVIFLLAGVIPLGIALEQTGAAMLLGNLVATAADFLPVLLVLWLFYIATGLITEVISNNASVVLMIPVAAAAATAINANPFAFVLAVTFAASTAFLGPVGYQTNLFVYGPGGYKFTDYFRVGAPLQLLLSTVTVLGIALFWGI; this comes from the coding sequence ATGCTCGTCGTCTTCCTCGTGATTCTCGGGGCAATCGTCCTATTCGTCACCGAGTGGCTGCCCATCGACGTGACCGCCATCGCCATCATGGTCACGCTCATCGTCCTCGAACCCTGGACGGACATCTCGCCAGCAGAAGGCATCTCCGGATTCTCCAGTTCGGCGACCATCACCGTCCTTGCCATGCTCATCCTGAGTGCAGGAATTAGTCGCACAGGGATTGTCCAGATTGTCGGCCGGAAGATCTCCTCGTTCGCCGGCGAGAGCCTCAACAAACAATTGCTGGCCACAATCGGTGTAACGGGCCCCGTCTCAGGATTCATCAACAACACACCGGTTGTCGCCATTCTCGTGCCGGTCATCTCCGACGTCGCACACAAGGGGAAGACGTCGCCGTCGAAACTCCTCATCCCTCTCTCGTACGCCTCTCAATTTGGCGGAATGCTCACTCTCATCGGCACGTCGACGAACATCCTCGCTAGCGATACGGCGGCCCGTCTCTCCGGTGAGTACCCCGCGCTTCACGCGTTCGATTTCTTCGAGTTCACCATCCTCGGCGTCATCGTCCTCCTCACCGGCTCGGCGTATCTCCTCACTATCGGGCACCGACTGCTGCCCGAACGTGTGCCAGTCGAAGAGGACTACGTCGAAGAATACGAGATCGCGGACTATCTCGCAGAAGTAGTCGTTCGGGACCACTCGCCACTGGTCGGGCAAACCGTCGAAACGGCCATCGAAGAGGCCAGAACGGACGCCGACATCCTTCAGCTCATCCGCGACGGTGAACGGTTCACCGAACCACTGGCCCGCAAACAAATCCACGCCGGTGACACCCTACTCATTCGTGCGAGCAGGGACACGCTTGAGCAACTCGCTGCGGTCGACGACCTCGCCATTGAGGGTTCCGTTGATACCGACGAAGAACTCGACCCCGAGCCGAGTGACAACCAGTCCATCGTCGAAGTTGTCATCCCATCGCGGTCGTTCCTCGTCGGGGAGACGCTCACGAGTTCGACCTTCCGACAGCGCTACGACGGCAACGTCCTCGCGCTCCGGAGCCGCGGTGAAGTCATCCGTGACCGCATGGATGAGATCAAGATCCGAGCGGGTGACACGCTCCTGGTGCAGGCCGAGCCCGACAGCATCGACCGAATGGCACAGAACCGTGATTTCGTTCTCGGACACGAGGCTGACGAGCCCAATTACCGGACCAACAAAATCCCACACGCGATCGCCATCATGTTCGGTGTCGTCGGACTCGTGGCGATCCCGTGGGCATTCCTTGGAAACGCGCTGGCATCGCTCACCGGCATCGAAGGACTCGCTATGCTCGCCAGTCTCCAACAGCCGATTCTGGTCACTGCCCTCGGCGGCGTCGTCGCGATGGTCGTCGCGGGCGTTCTGAAGCCGAACGAACTGTATGACTCGGTTGACTGGGACGTCATCTTCCTCTTGGCGGGCGTCATTCCGCTGGGGATCGCGCTCGAACAAACAGGGGCAGCGATGCTGCTCGGGAATCTAGTTGCCACGGCTGCAGACTTCCTCCCTGTGCTCCTTGTCCTGTGGCTGTTCTACATCGCTACAGGACTCATCACAGAAGTCATCAGCAACAACGCGAGCGTGGTGTTGATGATCCCCGTCGCTGCGGCTGCCGCGACTGCGATCAACGCGAATCCGTTCGCGTTCGTCCTCGCGGTGACGTTCGCCGCGTCGACGGCGTTCCTCGGCCCGGTCGGGTACCAGACCAATCTGTTTGTGTATGGGCCTGGCGGGTACAAGTTCACCGACTACTTCCGGGTGGGGGCACCACTTCAGTTGCTTCTCTCAACCGTCACGGTGCTCGGAATCGCCTTGTTCTGGGGGATCTAA
- a CDS encoding transcription initiation factor IIB: MATRHIYETGFDEDVSNDGTTPCPECKGEVRTNSVETVCEDCGLVIDEQRIDHGPEWRAHDQDQRKRTGAPLTAARHDRGLSTEIGRWKDANGNELSGRKRQRLSRMRREQTRGRFQSKAERNLAHGLGEVRRIASVLELSGSVRDQACQLFRSAQTEDLLRGRSIEAIAAASIYGACRCNGHSRLLDDVVDAARVEQSRVANAYKTLNTELGLPTQPVRPSEFIPRLASELDVPAYIRQRARRLAEQSESSGAASGVKPSGFAAACLYKAGREEGRWLTQAEVAEVASVTATTIRSHRDTLKELTG; this comes from the coding sequence ATGGCGACGAGACACATCTACGAAACCGGCTTCGACGAGGACGTATCGAACGACGGAACCACGCCGTGTCCAGAGTGTAAGGGCGAGGTGAGAACGAACAGCGTTGAAACTGTCTGCGAGGACTGTGGACTCGTTATTGACGAGCAGCGGATCGACCATGGCCCTGAATGGAGAGCTCACGATCAGGACCAGCGAAAGCGGACGGGCGCTCCACTGACTGCGGCACGTCATGACCGAGGGCTTTCGACCGAGATCGGTCGCTGGAAAGATGCGAACGGGAACGAACTCTCCGGACGAAAGCGCCAGCGGCTATCCCGAATGCGGCGTGAACAGACTCGTGGTCGGTTCCAGTCGAAAGCCGAGCGAAACCTCGCACACGGCCTGGGTGAAGTTCGAAGAATCGCGAGCGTCCTCGAGCTCTCAGGTTCGGTCCGTGATCAGGCGTGTCAACTGTTCCGGAGCGCTCAAACCGAAGATCTGCTTCGAGGCCGATCAATCGAGGCGATAGCGGCAGCAAGCATCTACGGAGCCTGTCGCTGTAACGGTCACTCGCGGTTACTCGACGACGTCGTCGACGCAGCACGCGTCGAACAATCGAGAGTCGCGAATGCATATAAGACGCTGAACACAGAACTTGGACTGCCGACCCAGCCTGTTCGACCGAGCGAGTTCATCCCCCGTCTCGCGTCGGAACTGGATGTTCCAGCGTATATCCGACAGCGGGCTCGGAGGTTGGCTGAACAGTCAGAATCGTCAGGAGCCGCGTCGGGTGTCAAGCCGTCAGGATTCGCAGCGGCCTGTTTGTACAAGGCAGGTCGCGAAGAGGGACGGTGGCTGACGCAGGCGGAAGTGGCGGAGGTGGCGAGCGTCACTGCAACGACCATCCGGTCGCATCGAGACACGCTGAAGGAATTGACTGGCTAA
- a CDS encoding IS4-like element ISHvo12 family transposase — MLNQLSPDLIRRRLTSLFPTELIEDIARERDVVQRDRKIDITMLVWTLIMGFAVDGEARTIAGFQRAYSAATNQTVARSSFYDRFTPALAALLNDLLEHALEEVAVPHTIAPQFELFRDVLIADATVFRLHRLLDSFPATHSGQSGAKLHLVQNATKQTIEQFQLTDERTHESSQLRTGSWLRGRLLLFDLGFYSFRRFALIEENGGFFLSRLKSNANPLIVGERRKWRGRAISLPERRLRDVLEDLSREIIDVTVEIEFKRRAYAGKESTDSMEFRVVGVRNEDTDDYHLYVTNLPDEFTPRQVGALYGLRWEVELVFRELKSLYGLEKFQTSDPAIVELLVVAALLTLTVSRALLGVFQELFPETVFPRERWAKTFRSLAQLMLEDLAQSFGHPPPNLSELLFRDARQPEKSRLLLNERVAEAFRRRSSA, encoded by the coding sequence GTGCTAAACCAACTCTCCCCGGATCTCATACGACGACGGTTGACTTCCCTGTTTCCCACCGAGCTAATCGAAGACATCGCGCGCGAGCGCGATGTCGTCCAGCGTGACCGGAAAATCGACATCACGATGCTCGTCTGGACGCTCATCATGGGCTTCGCCGTCGACGGCGAAGCCCGAACTATCGCCGGCTTTCAACGGGCGTACTCCGCAGCAACCAACCAGACCGTTGCCCGCTCAAGCTTCTACGATCGGTTCACGCCGGCCCTCGCAGCACTGTTGAACGACCTCCTCGAGCACGCTCTCGAGGAGGTCGCGGTTCCTCACACGATCGCGCCACAGTTCGAGCTGTTTCGAGACGTACTGATCGCCGATGCAACCGTGTTCAGGTTGCATCGGCTCCTCGATTCGTTTCCAGCCACTCACTCGGGTCAATCCGGCGCGAAACTCCACCTCGTGCAGAACGCGACCAAGCAGACGATCGAGCAGTTCCAGCTCACCGATGAACGCACCCACGAGAGCAGCCAACTCCGCACCGGGAGTTGGCTACGAGGCCGGCTGTTACTGTTCGATCTGGGCTTCTACAGTTTCCGCCGCTTCGCGTTGATCGAGGAGAACGGCGGGTTCTTCCTGAGTCGGCTGAAGTCGAACGCGAATCCGTTGATCGTTGGAGAGCGACGGAAATGGCGCGGGCGCGCCATTTCCTTGCCAGAGCGTCGTCTTCGGGACGTTCTGGAAGATCTCAGTCGGGAGATCATCGACGTAACGGTAGAGATCGAGTTCAAACGGCGGGCATACGCTGGGAAGGAATCAACGGATTCGATGGAGTTTCGCGTCGTCGGTGTCCGCAACGAGGACACCGACGACTACCACCTGTACGTGACGAATCTGCCCGATGAGTTCACTCCAAGGCAGGTCGGGGCGCTGTACGGGTTGCGGTGGGAAGTGGAGTTGGTGTTCCGGGAACTGAAGTCGCTGTATGGGCTGGAGAAATTCCAGACGAGTGATCCAGCGATCGTGGAGCTGTTAGTGGTGGCGGCTCTGCTGACGCTGACGGTCAGCAGAGCCTTGCTCGGGGTGTTTCAGGAGCTGTTCCCAGAGACAGTGTTTCCGCGAGAACGCTGGGCGAAGACCTTCCGGTCTCTCGCCCAGCTCATGCTCGAAGATCTGGCCCAGTCGTTCGGCCATCCACCGCCGAACCTGTCGGAACTGCTGTTTCGTGACGCCCGCCAACCAGAGAAATCGCGGCTCTTACTCAACGAACGAGTAGCTGAGGCCTTCAGGAGGCGATCCAGTGCTTAA
- a CDS encoding ParA family protein, translating into MLTYSTYSEAGGVGKTTTAANLAVAHARAGLKPLVVPLDPQDGDLSRLFGVDDQRTDSVDNIVRHMIRRPNGDFDDLIRTVEGVDIVPEHNMLSDLADFLQREKDQAEAMGEAFGMHAQLLRVLREAGVPEEYDVLICDPPATEGPHLYNAIHATRSLVIPVEPSAKGRAAVEGLEALVAGFEDQLEIDVGVLAAVPTGFKNTRDQRQVLAEIDYPIPEIISERASLMEGCWMEQCSAFKYVREHRNRRRDYEIETLAQFDRIARHLEEQVGIDAPNPPEPGDVDHEVVTV; encoded by the coding sequence ATGCTCACATATTCGACCTACAGCGAGGCAGGCGGGGTCGGGAAGACGACCACCGCAGCAAACCTAGCGGTTGCGCACGCTCGGGCAGGGTTGAAACCGCTCGTCGTTCCGCTTGACCCACAAGACGGCGATCTCTCGCGTCTCTTCGGGGTTGACGACCAGCGGACGGATTCAGTCGATAACATCGTCCGGCATATGATTCGACGCCCCAACGGCGACTTTGACGATCTCATTCGGACCGTTGAGGGTGTCGACATCGTTCCGGAGCACAATATGCTCTCAGATTTAGCCGATTTTCTCCAGCGAGAGAAAGACCAGGCGGAAGCCATGGGCGAAGCATTCGGGATGCACGCACAGTTACTCCGTGTGCTCCGCGAGGCCGGCGTCCCGGAGGAGTACGATGTACTGATCTGTGACCCGCCAGCAACTGAAGGGCCACACCTCTACAACGCGATTCACGCGACGCGGTCGCTTGTCATCCCCGTCGAGCCAAGCGCAAAGGGCCGTGCAGCAGTTGAGGGGCTTGAAGCCCTCGTCGCCGGGTTTGAAGACCAACTTGAGATTGACGTTGGTGTGCTCGCCGCCGTGCCAACCGGATTCAAAAACACACGTGACCAACGGCAGGTACTAGCTGAAATCGACTATCCGATCCCAGAGATCATCAGCGAGCGTGCCTCCCTGATGGAGGGGTGCTGGATGGAACAATGTTCGGCGTTCAAATACGTTCGTGAACATCGTAATCGCCGCCGTGACTACGAAATCGAGACGCTTGCCCAGTTCGACCGCATCGCGAGGCATCTGGAAGAACAGGTTGGTATCGACGCGCCAAACCCCCCGGAACCGGGTGACGTCGACCACGAGGTGGTGACGGTATGA
- a CDS encoding biosurfactant protein 1: MNGRQSDFEELRPLGEATRVPDDELSGRENAGQVEGQRRETLESYSDRTRSTRSECSSCGASILSNRTKCRFCLSNHLDGTSDDSRIPDTGWTLLHVVHLLVEASTFYAAVAKGAAAATLLTKADRDPAVDDCQLLYDLDTKPAAQLTDKWPSLPEAVRVTSESGEQLLTTARKRTEQTESTQSSCEGAHTTFLYDEGGYDVSEESRLTDLLERAESDVWLVPAIALQRSVDDEHSEDRRPNIPSKTRLDCRKCGRTTEHQFQEFESIPADEWSGQPMWECQVCQSPRHGPDPE, encoded by the coding sequence ATGAATGGACGTCAATCTGATTTTGAGGAACTCCGACCCCTTGGTGAAGCGACTCGCGTTCCCGACGACGAGCTTTCTGGACGGGAAAACGCTGGGCAAGTAGAGGGACAGCGAAGGGAAACACTCGAATCGTATTCAGATCGAACGAGATCGACACGGAGCGAGTGTTCCTCGTGCGGTGCTTCGATTCTTTCGAACCGTACCAAGTGTCGGTTCTGCCTCTCGAACCATCTCGATGGAACTAGCGACGATAGTCGCATCCCGGATACTGGGTGGACACTACTCCACGTCGTCCATCTGCTCGTCGAAGCGTCGACGTTCTACGCCGCCGTCGCGAAGGGTGCTGCTGCAGCCACGCTCCTCACGAAGGCCGATAGGGATCCAGCGGTCGACGACTGCCAGCTGCTCTACGACCTCGATACAAAGCCCGCCGCACAGCTGACCGACAAGTGGCCCTCGCTCCCCGAAGCAGTTCGAGTCACCTCTGAAAGCGGTGAACAGCTACTCACAACCGCTCGTAAGCGCACGGAACAGACAGAGTCGACGCAGTCGTCGTGTGAAGGGGCGCACACGACGTTCCTCTACGACGAGGGAGGGTACGACGTTAGTGAGGAAAGTCGGCTTACAGACTTGCTTGAGAGGGCCGAGAGCGACGTCTGGTTAGTGCCAGCAATTGCACTCCAGCGTTCCGTCGACGACGAGCACTCAGAGGATCGTCGGCCCAACATTCCCTCGAAAACACGTCTTGACTGTCGCAAGTGCGGTCGAACGACTGAGCATCAGTTCCAGGAGTTCGAGTCTATCCCGGCTGACGAGTGGTCTGGCCAGCCAATGTGGGAGTGCCAGGTGTGTCAGTCGCCTCGTCACGGACCAGACCCCGAGTAA
- a CDS encoding ISH3 family transposase, whose amino-acid sequence MSKTQQADDEIHEDQLLNFLVNSLDEEVALSLAENAELDAEDIYEVLVGACADGTSVSTLCERSEDAPHENSVLYHLRTKFDLETLEQVGNMLLQKDVLDVLPQQVEVCADLHLRPYYGDEDDTDGLYHSQAKRGTTAFHAYATLYARVKNKRYTLAVRRLEDGDTASSVLAEFLGILDGLDLGVKAVYLDREFYDSKCLTLLQAHNHAYVMPIVRWGRAIKRELSEGWSRVIQHSLTAKLDGHSWTVEFPVYIDCTYQNGRYDEHGVARHGYAADAPFINSPRDARYHYAKRFGIEASYRLSEQTIATTSTQNPVVRLLYVVVSLLLQNVWRYLHWEYVATPRRGGRRLWQWPFKEFINMIRRAAWTALATRRAVPANRPPDDRFHR is encoded by the coding sequence GTGTCTAAAACCCAGCAAGCAGACGATGAAATCCACGAGGACCAGCTCCTTAACTTCCTCGTCAACTCTCTTGACGAGGAAGTTGCTCTCTCACTCGCTGAAAACGCTGAACTCGATGCTGAAGACATCTACGAGGTCCTCGTCGGCGCCTGCGCCGACGGGACCTCGGTCTCAACGCTCTGTGAGAGAAGCGAAGATGCACCCCACGAAAACTCCGTTCTCTACCATCTCCGCACTAAATTCGATCTAGAAACGCTCGAACAGGTTGGCAACATGCTCCTCCAGAAAGACGTTCTCGACGTCCTTCCCCAGCAGGTGGAGGTCTGCGCAGACCTCCACCTGCGGCCCTACTACGGCGACGAAGACGATACAGACGGCCTGTATCACTCACAAGCGAAGCGTGGAACCACCGCGTTCCACGCGTACGCGACACTCTACGCGCGCGTGAAGAACAAACGCTACACGCTGGCGGTGCGCCGTCTCGAAGACGGCGACACCGCCAGCAGTGTCCTCGCAGAGTTCCTCGGTATTCTCGACGGCCTTGACCTCGGTGTCAAGGCCGTCTATCTTGACCGCGAATTCTACGACAGCAAGTGTTTGACGCTGCTTCAGGCGCACAACCACGCCTACGTCATGCCGATCGTCCGCTGGGGACGGGCGATCAAGCGAGAACTCTCGGAAGGGTGGAGTCGCGTGATTCAGCACAGTCTGACAGCGAAACTCGACGGTCACAGCTGGACCGTCGAGTTTCCCGTCTACATCGACTGTACCTACCAGAACGGACGGTACGACGAACATGGCGTGGCGCGTCACGGCTACGCCGCTGACGCGCCGTTCATCAACTCACCACGAGACGCTCGATACCACTACGCGAAACGCTTCGGTATCGAGGCGAGCTACCGACTCTCCGAGCAAACGATTGCGACGACCTCGACACAAAATCCGGTTGTACGGCTGCTGTACGTCGTGGTGAGCTTGCTGTTACAGAACGTGTGGCGGTATCTGCACTGGGAGTACGTGGCGACGCCCCGCCGAGGCGGGCGTCGCCTCTGGCAGTGGCCATTCAAGGAGTTCATCAACATGATCCGACGGGCAGCGTGGACGGCCCTCGCGACGCGTCGGGCCGTCCCCGCGAACCGGCCACCGGACGACCGGTTCCACCGGTAA